The Exiguobacterium acetylicum genome includes a window with the following:
- a CDS encoding heptaprenylglyceryl phosphate synthase — protein MLLPFNEWRHVFKLDPAKLIDDASLQAIATSGTDAILVGGTDDITLDATLDLLMRLRRYPVAVALEISELEAATMGFDTYLTPTVLNAGTLEYVVEKQVEALEQVGHMLAHADLVGEGYIVLNPDAKVAHVTQAKPLTLDETVAYAQLADSVFRLPVVYLEYSGVYGDPGRVAAVRDVLKQARLFYGGGIDSEERAREMLQYADTIVVGNIIYEDLKAALATVAATR, from the coding sequence GTGTTATTACCTTTTAATGAATGGCGACATGTCTTTAAACTAGACCCAGCAAAACTAATCGATGATGCTAGCCTACAGGCGATTGCGACGTCCGGGACGGATGCGATCCTTGTCGGTGGAACAGATGATATCACCCTCGATGCGACGCTTGATCTCTTGATGCGTTTACGGCGGTATCCCGTTGCAGTAGCACTCGAAATTTCAGAACTTGAAGCCGCGACGATGGGATTCGATACGTATTTGACACCAACGGTCCTGAATGCCGGTACGTTAGAATATGTCGTTGAAAAACAGGTCGAAGCGTTAGAACAAGTCGGTCATATGCTCGCGCACGCTGATCTTGTCGGGGAAGGGTATATCGTCCTGAATCCTGATGCGAAGGTTGCGCATGTGACGCAAGCAAAACCATTAACGTTAGATGAGACTGTCGCTTATGCACAGCTAGCCGATAGCGTTTTCCGTTTGCCGGTTGTGTACCTCGAGTATAGTGGTGTCTACGGGGACCCGGGACGAGTAGCAGCCGTTCGCGATGTCTTGAAGCAGGCACGCCTGTTTTACGGTGGAGGAATCGACTCCGAGGAACGTGCACGTGAGATGCTGCAATATGCGGATACGATCGTCGTCGGGAACATCATTTATGAGGATTTAAAAGCAGCGCTTGCGACAGTCGCAGCGACACGATAA
- the pcrA gene encoding DNA helicase PcrA: protein MFNLSEQLVSGLNPEQARAVKHTEGPLLIMAGAGSGKTRVLTHRVAYLMAAKQVAPWNILAITFTNKAAREMRDRIGRLVGGVANDIWVSTFHSMCVRMLRRDIDQLGYDRNFTILDSSDQQSAIKLVLKEQNLDPKKWDPRSMLTIISSQKNELRSAEFYASIVTSPYEKTVAEIYKGYEAVLRRNNALDFDDLIGKTTELFKKSPDVLAYYQKKFRYIHVDEYQDTNKAQYDLVNLLASGHQNLCVVGDSDQSIYRWRGADIANILSFEEDYPNAAVILLEQNYRSSKRILEAANHVIQNNSTRKDKKLWTDNDEGEKLIVHTAENEREEAFYIVQEIRNSLRYGMKLSDIAILYRTNAQSRAIEETLLKSNVPYKMIGGTKFYDRKEIKDVLAYLRLISNPNEDLSFARIVNEPKRGIGATTIDKLRDFADLQGVSLMEAIRDIELSSIAPKTAAKLTDFRTMILGLSQMQEFISLSELVEEVLEKSGYRQVLKEDKTLEAQSRLENINEFITVAQNFEKETAKADPEDRTIIAFLTDLTLVADVDSLDETDPEEQVTLMTLHSAKGLEFPVVFLIGMEEGLFPHSRSLQDEDEMEEERRLAYVGITRAEKRLYLSHARMRSLYGRTNANQESRFLAELPEVVIERTGKKAKPLPWEDRPVPQGKAVIGRSISKPTAMKTSGAEALGWSVGDKAEHGKWGLGTVVQTRGEGDNLEIDIAFPAVGIKRLLAKFAPIKKV, encoded by the coding sequence ATGTTTAATTTGAGCGAACAGCTCGTCAGCGGACTAAACCCCGAGCAAGCGAGAGCAGTCAAGCATACGGAAGGACCACTGCTGATCATGGCAGGAGCGGGCTCCGGAAAGACACGCGTCCTGACACATCGGGTCGCTTATTTGATGGCGGCTAAACAAGTCGCACCGTGGAACATCCTCGCGATTACGTTTACGAACAAGGCGGCGCGGGAAATGCGAGACCGGATCGGTCGGTTAGTTGGTGGTGTCGCAAACGATATTTGGGTCTCGACCTTCCACTCGATGTGTGTCCGGATGTTACGTCGTGATATCGACCAACTTGGATATGACCGGAATTTCACGATTCTTGATTCGAGTGATCAGCAATCAGCGATCAAGCTCGTCTTAAAGGAACAAAACTTGGATCCGAAAAAATGGGATCCGCGTTCGATGCTGACAATCATCTCGTCGCAAAAGAATGAATTACGCAGTGCTGAATTCTACGCTTCGATCGTGACAAGTCCTTATGAGAAGACGGTTGCTGAAATCTATAAAGGATACGAAGCGGTCTTACGCCGGAACAATGCGCTCGACTTTGATGATTTGATCGGAAAAACGACGGAATTGTTTAAGAAGAGTCCGGATGTCCTAGCTTACTATCAGAAGAAGTTCCGCTACATTCATGTCGATGAGTATCAAGATACGAACAAAGCTCAGTACGATCTCGTCAACCTGTTGGCGTCGGGACATCAGAATCTCTGTGTTGTCGGGGACTCGGATCAGTCGATCTATCGCTGGCGTGGCGCTGACATCGCGAACATCCTTTCGTTCGAAGAGGATTATCCGAATGCAGCCGTCATCTTACTCGAGCAAAACTATCGTTCTTCCAAACGAATCTTGGAAGCAGCCAACCATGTCATCCAAAATAACTCGACACGCAAAGATAAAAAACTTTGGACGGATAATGATGAAGGTGAAAAGCTGATCGTCCATACAGCGGAGAATGAGCGTGAAGAAGCCTTTTATATCGTCCAAGAGATCCGGAACTCGCTTCGTTACGGGATGAAACTGAGCGATATCGCGATTTTGTACCGGACGAACGCACAATCGCGTGCGATCGAGGAAACGCTTCTTAAGTCGAACGTTCCGTACAAAATGATTGGCGGCACGAAGTTCTACGATCGTAAAGAAATCAAGGACGTGCTCGCTTATCTCCGTTTAATCTCGAATCCGAACGAGGACTTGTCCTTTGCGCGGATCGTCAACGAACCAAAACGCGGCATTGGCGCAACGACGATTGATAAGCTGCGTGATTTCGCTGATCTACAAGGCGTGTCATTGATGGAAGCGATTCGCGATATCGAATTGTCGAGTATCGCACCAAAGACAGCAGCGAAACTGACGGATTTCCGGACGATGATTCTCGGACTTAGCCAAATGCAAGAATTCATCAGTCTGTCGGAACTGGTCGAAGAAGTGCTCGAGAAATCAGGCTATCGTCAAGTACTGAAGGAAGATAAGACGCTTGAAGCACAGAGTCGTCTTGAGAACATCAATGAGTTCATCACCGTTGCGCAGAATTTCGAGAAGGAGACGGCAAAAGCGGATCCGGAAGATCGGACGATCATCGCCTTCTTGACCGATTTGACACTCGTCGCCGATGTCGATTCACTCGATGAGACAGATCCAGAGGAACAAGTCACGTTGATGACGCTCCACTCAGCAAAAGGACTCGAGTTCCCGGTCGTCTTCTTGATCGGGATGGAGGAAGGCTTGTTCCCACATAGCCGCTCGCTTCAAGATGAAGACGAGATGGAAGAAGAACGTCGCCTCGCGTATGTCGGAATTACACGTGCTGAGAAACGTCTCTACTTGTCACACGCGCGGATGCGTTCTCTGTACGGACGGACGAACGCGAACCAAGAATCACGGTTCCTAGCGGAGCTGCCAGAAGTCGTCATCGAGCGGACCGGTAAAAAAGCGAAGCCACTCCCATGGGAAGACCGTCCTGTCCCACAAGGCAAAGCCGTCATCGGTCGCTCGATCAGCAAACCAACAGCAATGAAGACGTCAGGTGCTGAGGCACTTGGTTGGTCCGTCGGAGATAAGGCAGAGCACGGGAAATGGGGACTTGGTACAGTCGTCCAGACTCGTGGTGAAGGGGATAATCTTGAAATTGATATCGCATTCCCAGCAGTCGGAATCAAACGATTGCTTGCAAAATTTGCACCGATTAAAAAGGTATGA
- the ligA gene encoding NAD-dependent DNA ligase LigA encodes MDASQRIDEIRQTLNRYSYEYYVLDQPTVPDATYDQLLRELTELETEHPELITPDSPTQRVGAAPLEAFEKVTHDLPMLSLGNVFDETEIREWVARIERSLGRSTTYVAELKFDGLAISLKYEDGRFVRGATRGDGTVGENITQNLRTIKALPLRLQAEETVEVRGEAYMPKQSFERLNEDRASREETLFANPRNAAAGSLRQLDSSITASRNLSLFVYGVGVNTLTARSHSEAMAQLASLGLPTNQHMQTCETVEEILAYIAHWTEARASLPYEIDGIVLKVDRYDDQEELGFTAKSPRFATAYKFAAEEVMTTVEDVDFSVGRTGKVTPRARFAPVVVAGSTVTYATLHNADFIAEKDIRLQDAVIIKKAGDVIPAVVQVVTAERTGEETPIVFPTHCPACQSELVRLEGEVDIRCVSPECPAQLMEGIIHFVSRQAMNIDGLGEKVVRQLYDHEAIRTIADLYRLDRDELLTFDRMGETSVDKLLAAIEASKQNSVERLLFGLGIRLVGQKAAYLLAERFDSLAGIAATSYEEIVAIDGIGGKIADSIVKYFEHPEAQALIRDLEQLGVNQRFLGERVDQTNAPLGGKTIVLTGTLESLKRSEAGKRLEALGADVTGSVSKKTDVLVAGEKAGSKLTKAESLGIEIWDEARLLEELAKHEA; translated from the coding sequence ATGGACGCAAGCCAGCGTATAGATGAGATTCGTCAAACATTGAACCGATACAGCTACGAATACTACGTACTGGATCAACCAACGGTACCGGATGCGACGTACGACCAATTGCTTCGTGAACTGACGGAGTTAGAAACAGAGCATCCGGAACTGATCACGCCGGATTCGCCGACACAACGCGTCGGAGCAGCACCGCTCGAAGCGTTCGAGAAGGTGACGCATGATTTACCGATGCTGTCACTCGGAAACGTCTTTGATGAGACAGAAATTCGCGAATGGGTCGCTCGGATCGAGCGGTCGCTCGGACGTTCGACGACGTATGTCGCCGAACTGAAATTTGATGGACTTGCGATTTCACTGAAATATGAAGACGGCCGATTCGTCCGTGGGGCAACGCGTGGCGATGGAACAGTCGGCGAAAACATCACGCAGAATCTACGGACAATCAAAGCGTTACCGCTTCGTTTGCAGGCAGAAGAGACAGTTGAAGTCCGCGGTGAGGCTTACATGCCGAAACAATCGTTCGAACGCTTGAATGAAGACCGGGCTAGCCGAGAAGAGACATTGTTCGCGAATCCACGTAACGCAGCAGCAGGTAGTCTGCGTCAGCTCGATTCATCGATTACAGCGTCGCGTAATCTGTCGTTGTTCGTGTATGGCGTCGGCGTCAATACGTTGACGGCACGTTCACATAGCGAAGCGATGGCACAACTGGCATCACTTGGCTTGCCGACGAATCAACATATGCAGACGTGTGAGACAGTGGAAGAGATTCTTGCCTACATCGCACATTGGACGGAAGCACGCGCGAGCCTGCCATATGAGATCGACGGAATCGTCTTGAAAGTCGATCGCTATGATGATCAGGAAGAGCTCGGCTTCACGGCAAAAAGCCCCCGCTTCGCGACAGCATATAAGTTCGCGGCGGAAGAAGTCATGACGACAGTCGAAGACGTTGATTTCAGTGTTGGGCGGACGGGGAAAGTCACGCCTCGTGCCCGTTTTGCACCGGTCGTCGTCGCGGGATCGACAGTGACGTATGCAACACTACACAACGCTGACTTCATCGCTGAAAAAGATATTCGCCTTCAGGACGCAGTTATCATCAAAAAAGCGGGCGATGTCATCCCGGCAGTCGTACAGGTCGTCACAGCAGAACGGACGGGGGAAGAGACACCAATTGTCTTCCCAACGCATTGTCCTGCCTGTCAATCGGAACTTGTCCGTCTCGAAGGTGAAGTCGATATTCGTTGTGTCAGTCCGGAATGCCCAGCGCAATTGATGGAAGGGATCATTCACTTCGTTTCGCGTCAAGCGATGAACATCGATGGTCTCGGGGAAAAAGTCGTTCGTCAATTGTATGATCATGAAGCAATTCGAACGATTGCCGATTTATATCGACTCGACCGTGACGAGTTATTGACGTTTGATCGGATGGGTGAGACGTCCGTTGATAAATTGCTTGCAGCGATCGAAGCCTCGAAACAGAACTCGGTCGAACGTCTACTGTTTGGTCTCGGAATCCGACTCGTCGGTCAAAAAGCGGCGTATCTTCTAGCGGAACGTTTTGATTCGTTAGCAGGGATTGCAGCTACAAGCTACGAGGAAATCGTCGCAATCGATGGTATCGGGGGAAAAATCGCGGATTCGATCGTGAAGTACTTCGAACATCCGGAAGCGCAGGCATTGATTCGAGATTTAGAACAACTCGGTGTCAATCAACGTTTCCTTGGTGAACGGGTCGATCAGACGAATGCACCGCTCGGTGGCAAAACGATCGTCTTGACGGGAACGCTCGAGAGCTTAAAACGGTCAGAGGCTGGGAAACGACTTGAGGCACTCGGTGCCGATGTGACAGGAAGCGTCAGTAAAAAGACGGATGTCCTCGTCGCAGGGGAAAAGGCAGGCTCTAAACTGACGAAAGCCGAATCGCTTGGCATTGAAATTTGGGATGAAGCCCGTCTATTAGAAGAACTAGCTAAACACGAAGCATGA
- a CDS encoding class D sortase: MTRRKFIGLLFLLAGIALIAWPFISDYQREQEAANLKEQWTKSLKTVDAKETKQPLAKSGVGLLSIPSIDFEQVILEGSTTAVLDRSIGHIPKTGSPGKGNYALAGHRSFTEGLHFNRLPDVKKGDTVIVTTKTHRYTYRITSSRLVTPTTLSVLDQSVASPTITLITCDPPETATNRLIKQGTLIRSETIAS; this comes from the coding sequence ATGACACGTCGTAAATTTATCGGTCTGCTGTTTCTACTGGCAGGCATCGCTCTGATCGCTTGGCCCTTCATCAGTGACTATCAGCGCGAACAGGAGGCAGCCAATTTAAAAGAACAATGGACGAAAAGTCTAAAGACCGTCGATGCGAAAGAGACGAAACAACCGCTCGCGAAATCAGGTGTTGGACTGCTTTCGATTCCAAGCATTGATTTCGAGCAAGTCATCTTAGAGGGCTCGACAACAGCTGTCCTAGACCGAAGTATCGGTCATATTCCAAAGACTGGCTCACCCGGGAAAGGCAATTACGCACTCGCCGGACATCGAAGTTTTACGGAAGGTCTCCACTTCAATCGTCTGCCTGACGTCAAGAAAGGTGATACCGTTATTGTCACGACAAAAACGCATCGCTATACGTACCGGATTACTTCGAGTCGCCTCGTCACACCAACGACATTGTCCGTCCTCGACCAATCCGTCGCTTCTCCAACGATTACATTGATCACGTGTGATCCGCCGGAAACAGCAACGAATCGTCTCATCAAACAAGGTACTTTGATTCGGAGCGAGACGATTGCTTCGTGA
- a CDS encoding CamS family sex pheromone protein, whose amino-acid sequence MNYKTAVALTLSSTLFLGACSFDLSPTSDTKEVITESEQGKEVQAVVSPAIDTTDSYYRTVLPFRPSVARGMTQKRVSSRLELDEIETGLMRHSTQFFDPEKYYYQEGQLLEADQIAKWLLRKGKAGDGVSDPEGLNPAYTSGKSYKEKNQKSPMILSHILEQDYMLEEDKKLELGGTSIALVLNSEYVFQDENYGPTYTVKLDEKKVVAEGKRMANDLVKKMRKTQGMKTTPIHVALYLQEKEGSPVSGHYLSSAFIGRGNQISANDWKNYDERYYYYPSARATNDVRDDAAKFDLFKDRLEDYFPNYTGMMGEGFYQEDELKKLEMKIPVQFYGKAELVAFVQYVTYLLENRWEYNRNIPTTITVTNLNGDTEAMLFLDPDTKKPIVKIR is encoded by the coding sequence ATGAACTATAAAACAGCAGTAGCGTTGACGTTATCAAGCACGTTATTTTTAGGTGCTTGTTCGTTCGACCTTTCGCCAACGAGCGATACAAAAGAAGTCATTACCGAAAGTGAACAAGGTAAAGAAGTCCAAGCCGTCGTCAGTCCAGCCATCGATACGACAGATTCGTATTACCGGACGGTCTTACCGTTTCGTCCGAGTGTTGCACGTGGAATGACGCAAAAACGTGTCAGTTCACGTCTTGAGCTCGATGAAATTGAAACGGGTTTAATGCGTCACTCGACACAATTTTTTGATCCGGAAAAATACTATTATCAAGAAGGTCAGTTACTCGAAGCCGACCAAATCGCGAAATGGTTGTTACGAAAAGGAAAAGCAGGCGATGGCGTCAGCGATCCAGAAGGTCTGAACCCTGCCTATACGTCTGGTAAGTCGTATAAAGAGAAAAACCAAAAGTCACCTATGATTCTATCGCATATCTTAGAACAAGACTATATGCTGGAAGAAGATAAGAAACTTGAACTAGGTGGAACATCGATTGCGCTTGTCCTAAACAGTGAGTATGTCTTCCAAGATGAAAATTATGGACCAACGTATACCGTTAAACTCGATGAAAAGAAAGTCGTCGCTGAAGGAAAGCGGATGGCGAACGATTTAGTCAAGAAAATGCGTAAGACACAAGGGATGAAGACAACACCGATTCATGTGGCGCTTTACCTCCAAGAAAAAGAAGGTTCACCGGTTTCTGGTCATTACCTTTCGTCTGCTTTCATCGGTCGCGGGAATCAAATCAGCGCGAACGACTGGAAGAACTACGATGAGCGGTATTACTATTATCCGTCAGCGCGCGCAACGAATGACGTGCGCGATGATGCCGCGAAGTTTGATTTGTTCAAAGACCGTCTAGAAGACTACTTCCCGAACTACACTGGTATGATGGGGGAAGGCTTCTATCAAGAAGATGAGCTCAAAAAGCTAGAGATGAAGATTCCGGTTCAATTTTACGGGAAAGCAGAGCTCGTCGCATTTGTTCAGTATGTGACCTATCTGCTTGAGAATCGTTGGGAGTACAACCGAAACATTCCGACGACGATCACCGTGACGAATTTGAACGGTGATACAGAAGCAATGCTGTTCCTTGATCCGGATACAAAAAAACCGATTGTCAAGATTCGCTGA
- a CDS encoding MurR/RpiR family transcriptional regulator, with translation MKGGIYSQIGAVREELPSSSRKVADYVLTHMNQIARMTIHQLAEESDTSAAAVVRFCRALGLKGYPELRMRISADTARTDLKGYHDIEKGERPVDLIEKTLSNSIQALQDTAKQLNDERIADAIDVIDQARAIYFYGIGASHVVAEDAAQKWTRVGKLAIQEADQHLLATILANARPEDVFFAISYSGETEEVVELIRLAKIQGLKVISLTRFGDNRISQLADIALWTSRAPEAPLRSAALSSRLAQLFAIDVLFLSYAAGHYEDTLERLQYTRESVKTLHQKK, from the coding sequence ATGAAAGGCGGTATCTATTCACAAATCGGTGCAGTTCGAGAGGAACTACCATCGTCCTCACGAAAAGTCGCAGACTACGTATTGACGCATATGAACCAAATCGCACGTATGACGATTCACCAACTCGCAGAGGAGTCGGATACAAGTGCCGCTGCAGTCGTCCGCTTCTGCCGCGCGCTCGGATTAAAGGGATATCCAGAACTGCGGATGCGTATTTCTGCTGATACGGCACGGACGGATCTAAAAGGCTATCACGATATCGAAAAGGGTGAACGTCCCGTCGACTTGATTGAAAAAACGCTGAGTAACAGTATTCAAGCGTTACAGGATACTGCGAAGCAGTTAAATGATGAACGGATTGCGGATGCGATTGATGTGATTGATCAGGCACGGGCGATTTATTTTTACGGAATCGGGGCATCGCATGTCGTGGCAGAAGATGCCGCGCAAAAATGGACGCGTGTCGGAAAACTAGCGATTCAAGAAGCGGATCAGCATCTGCTTGCGACGATCTTAGCGAATGCACGACCGGAAGATGTCTTTTTTGCAATTTCCTATAGCGGGGAAACGGAAGAAGTCGTCGAGTTGATTCGTTTGGCGAAAATTCAAGGACTAAAGGTCATCAGTCTGACACGTTTCGGAGACAACCGGATCAGTCAACTAGCGGATATCGCCCTTTGGACGTCACGTGCACCGGAAGCACCGCTTCGTAGTGCAGCGCTCAGCTCAAGACTTGCCCAATTGTTTGCGATCGACGTCTTGTTCTTATCGTATGCTGCGGGACATTATGAAGACACACTCGAACGTCTTCAATACACACGGGAGAGCGTCAAGACATTGCACCAAAAGAAATAA
- a CDS encoding M20 metallopeptidase family protein: MSERTAGLDALYPEMVDRRRYLHQHPELSFHEVETPRYIAQHLEMLGIEVKTEVGGRGVVGYIRGGKPGKTVALRADFDALPITDGKDVAYRSTVPGVMHACGHDGHTATLLAVAETLMQQRESLPGNVILIHQHAEEVVPGGARDMIADGCLEGVDVIFGTHLWSTIDLGHVGVRTGPIMAAADKFELILYGKGGHGAKPHETIDAVLLGATVVKELQSIVSRQLNPLEPAVVTVGTLHAGNTFNVIADQATLTGTVRTFNEATADEIIERMERTIKGICEAVGATYQFTYEKGYPAVVNHAAPTALIESVAREVLGDERVFEIEPTMGGEDFAYYLQHVPGAFFFTGAGDASYPPHHHPQFDFKEPAMLDAARILVEATWRYLEQATEV; the protein is encoded by the coding sequence ATGTCAGAACGAACAGCCGGACTAGACGCTTTGTATCCGGAGATGGTTGACCGACGTCGCTATTTACATCAGCACCCAGAGTTGTCGTTTCACGAAGTCGAGACCCCACGTTATATCGCGCAACATCTAGAAATGCTCGGAATCGAAGTCAAGACGGAGGTCGGCGGACGTGGTGTCGTTGGGTACATTCGTGGAGGGAAGCCAGGAAAAACCGTCGCATTACGGGCTGACTTTGATGCGTTACCGATTACGGATGGAAAAGATGTTGCCTATCGGTCAACAGTACCAGGGGTGATGCATGCGTGTGGACACGATGGTCACACTGCGACATTACTTGCTGTCGCGGAGACACTCATGCAACAGCGGGAATCGTTACCGGGGAATGTCATCTTGATTCATCAACATGCGGAGGAAGTCGTCCCAGGTGGTGCGCGTGATATGATTGCCGATGGTTGTCTCGAAGGCGTCGATGTCATCTTCGGAACGCATCTTTGGTCAACGATCGATCTGGGACACGTAGGTGTTCGGACGGGTCCGATCATGGCGGCAGCTGATAAGTTCGAGCTGATCCTTTATGGAAAAGGTGGACACGGTGCAAAGCCACACGAGACGATTGACGCTGTCTTACTCGGAGCGACGGTCGTCAAGGAATTACAATCAATTGTCAGTCGCCAACTCAATCCACTAGAGCCAGCAGTCGTGACCGTTGGAACGTTACATGCTGGGAATACGTTTAATGTTATCGCGGACCAAGCGACGTTGACAGGAACGGTCCGGACATTTAATGAAGCAACAGCGGATGAGATCATTGAGCGGATGGAACGGACGATCAAAGGAATCTGTGAGGCGGTCGGAGCGACGTATCAATTTACATACGAAAAAGGATATCCGGCTGTCGTTAACCATGCTGCACCTACCGCATTGATCGAGTCTGTCGCACGAGAAGTTCTAGGAGACGAGCGTGTATTTGAGATAGAACCGACGATGGGTGGTGAGGACTTCGCTTATTACTTGCAACACGTACCGGGCGCTTTCTTCTTCACAGGAGCCGGCGATGCGTCGTATCCACCGCATCATCACCCACAGTTTGATTTTAAAGAGCCGGCGATGCTCGACGCCGCACGTATTCTCGTCGAAGCAACATGGCGATATTTAGAACAAGCTACTGAAGTATGA
- a CDS encoding YwbE family protein, whose amino-acid sequence MDGKTRKNITPGLKVSIVLKQDQRTGKRTEGIVKDLLTKSPQHPHGIKVRLEDGQVGRVQEILG is encoded by the coding sequence ATGGATGGTAAAACACGTAAAAATATCACGCCTGGTCTTAAAGTCAGCATCGTGCTGAAGCAAGATCAACGAACAGGGAAACGAACAGAGGGGATCGTCAAAGATCTTCTCACAAAATCACCGCAGCATCCGCACGGGATTAAAGTACGCTTAGAAGACGGACAAGTCGGTCGTGTGCAAGAAATTTTAGGTTAA
- a CDS encoding DnaJ C-terminal domain-containing protein, whose translation MAKDYYQTLGVAKDASNQDIKRAYRKLAKQYHPDVNKEASADQRFKDIQEAFDVLGDEEKRAQYDRYGSNFDQMAGAGAGGAGDYEDLFRQFGGGGRTRPGQSFGFEDMFGSFFSQEEMSTDEELELTVPLSHLSTNEKVTVRLATGSIQLTLPKDVYDGKKVRLRGKSSMRNRQGVAGDVYVTIHLKDDDQFRRVDQDVISTVRVHPTTLVLGGEVVADTLEGKRIKLKVKPGTKPGARLRIPNRGLSQSNGHRGALLVQLEVKLPEMDRAFYEEWERQLAVKE comes from the coding sequence ATGGCAAAAGACTACTACCAAACACTCGGTGTCGCAAAGGATGCATCGAATCAAGATATTAAGCGCGCGTACCGCAAACTGGCGAAGCAGTATCATCCAGACGTCAATAAAGAGGCGAGTGCGGACCAGCGTTTCAAGGATATCCAAGAAGCCTTCGATGTGCTTGGAGATGAGGAAAAACGAGCGCAGTATGATCGATACGGCAGTAACTTCGACCAGATGGCAGGTGCTGGAGCTGGTGGCGCTGGAGACTACGAAGATCTGTTCCGACAGTTCGGAGGTGGTGGACGGACACGACCTGGACAATCGTTCGGATTTGAAGATATGTTCGGTTCGTTCTTCAGTCAGGAAGAGATGTCGACGGATGAAGAGCTTGAATTGACAGTTCCGCTGAGTCATCTCAGTACAAACGAAAAAGTCACGGTACGTCTTGCGACCGGTTCGATTCAATTGACGCTTCCAAAAGACGTCTATGATGGTAAAAAAGTACGATTGCGTGGAAAAAGTTCGATGCGTAACCGGCAAGGTGTTGCTGGAGATGTCTACGTGACGATTCATCTAAAGGATGACGATCAGTTCCGCCGGGTCGATCAAGACGTCATCTCGACCGTCCGTGTTCATCCGACGACGCTTGTACTCGGAGGAGAAGTCGTCGCAGATACGCTCGAAGGAAAACGAATCAAACTGAAGGTCAAACCGGGTACAAAACCAGGAGCCCGACTTCGGATTCCAAATCGTGGTCTCAGTCAATCAAACGGTCATCGTGGGGCGTTACTTGTCCAACTCGAAGTGAAGTTACCTGAGATGGACCGCGCCTTTTATGAAGAGTGGGAACGTCAACTTGCAGTGAAGGAGTGA